One Paenibacillus sp. FSL H7-0737 DNA segment encodes these proteins:
- a CDS encoding copper amine oxidase N-terminal domain-containing protein translates to MLRKAGLYLLIVMLVSLGTMGTVSADAKLKVMVNNSSVNYGVQIVSGQTMVPLKAFESFKNTSIQWEARTKQVTIVRDSMKIMLAVGSRTAWKNSESVQLDAPASIMDGRVTVPLRFIAEALGARVTVDATTNTVWVQERANAKLVQNYNSRDLVVSRIAALQFPVEEREPSQLTGDNEALSMSYYFPEGRSDGYFIIYGHFVSYYEIKDNIRTVVWEADLDNSKEADKKDFTAIFGHPIAKEYGKAPVLAPSYAYYYTSVWGSQIICGIVNADGTTKVSGKSLNWENNKPFIVAIPGETKL, encoded by the coding sequence ATGTTGCGAAAGGCAGGGCTTTATCTATTAATAGTTATGCTAGTTTCTTTAGGTACGATGGGAACGGTATCCGCTGATGCTAAGCTCAAGGTAATGGTGAATAATTCGAGCGTGAATTATGGCGTGCAAATCGTCTCTGGACAGACGATGGTTCCGCTGAAGGCTTTTGAGAGCTTCAAGAATACTTCTATTCAGTGGGAAGCCCGTACAAAGCAAGTAACGATCGTTAGAGACTCCATGAAGATTATGCTTGCTGTGGGTTCTCGAACGGCGTGGAAGAACTCCGAATCTGTACAACTGGATGCACCTGCTAGCATCATGGATGGAAGAGTTACAGTGCCGCTGAGATTTATTGCGGAAGCTCTTGGAGCAAGAGTAACGGTAGATGCTACTACGAATACTGTATGGGTTCAGGAACGTGCAAATGCGAAGCTTGTGCAGAATTATAATAGTAGGGACTTGGTAGTTTCCCGTATTGCTGCTTTACAATTCCCGGTTGAAGAAAGAGAACCGTCCCAATTAACGGGTGATAATGAAGCGTTGTCTATGTCGTATTATTTTCCTGAAGGCAGATCTGATGGATATTTCATAATCTATGGGCATTTTGTATCGTATTATGAGATTAAAGACAACATTAGAACAGTCGTATGGGAAGCAGATTTGGACAATTCGAAAGAGGCTGATAAAAAGGATTTTACCGCGATATTCGGACACCCCATTGCGAAGGAATATGGTAAAGCCCCTGTTTTAGCCCCATCCTATGCCTATTATTATACGAGTGTATGGGGAAGTCAGATTATTTGCGGAATCGTTAATGCGGATGGAACGACTAAAGTATCAGGGAAGTCGCTGAACTGGGAGAACAACAAGCCCTTTATTGTGGCAATTCCCGGCGAGACCAAGCTTTAA
- a CDS encoding DUF6526 family protein: protein MNKGKPKGFMRFDWPFHFVTMPLALILFVWSAIYAVQEIRDDGALTVPLLLFGMSLCLLFAITRIRIYATKNQDRVVRVEEQFRYFRLTGKALNPELEIAQIIALRYAGDDEFPALCQRAVKEKLNPADIRSAIKIWREDKMRV, encoded by the coding sequence ATGAATAAAGGGAAGCCCAAGGGATTTATGCGTTTTGATTGGCCTTTTCATTTTGTGACGATGCCGCTTGCTCTAATTTTGTTTGTGTGGTCGGCGATTTATGCTGTTCAAGAGATACGTGATGATGGTGCTTTAACGGTGCCATTGCTATTATTCGGGATGTCCTTATGCTTACTTTTTGCGATTACAAGAATTCGTATATATGCGACAAAAAATCAGGACCGCGTGGTGAGAGTGGAAGAGCAGTTTCGCTATTTCCGTCTGACAGGCAAAGCTTTGAATCCAGAGCTTGAAATAGCCCAAATTATAGCGCTACGCTATGCAGGTGATGATGAGTTTCCAGCACTGTGTCAGCGGGCGGTGAAGGAGAAGCTCAACCCTGCCGATATTCGGTCTGCCATTAAGATCTGGCGTGAAGATAAGATGAGAGTATAG
- a CDS encoding CpaF family protein, with amino-acid sequence MNEEMFRALRSEIRAGLDVTSAVGNRELTGFIERTILESESLRYLTAQEKHELVKRLFDSFRGLDVLQPLVDNPAITEIMINSHTEIFIEEEGQIRRLPLEFESSSRLEDIIQTVVSGVNRVVNDSSPIVDARLKDGSRVNIVLPPVSLKGPAMTIRKFPEKPMTMNELVSREALSQEAAELLQILVAAKYNIFISGGTGSGKTTFLNALSQFIPSQERVITIEDSAELQIVTVPNLVSLETRNANTEGRGEISIRDLIRSSLRMRPNRIVVGEVRGAECLDMLQAMNTGHDGSLSTGHSNSAHDMVSRLETMVLSAADLPVTVVRQQISSAIDIFVHLSRLRDRSRRVMEICEVAGLKDGEVVLNPLYEFRESGEREGRVQGGLVSCANPLMHTAKLRMAGVTSYPLSQAGF; translated from the coding sequence ATGAATGAGGAGATGTTCAGGGCGCTGCGTAGTGAGATTCGTGCAGGGCTTGATGTGACTTCTGCAGTAGGAAACCGTGAACTTACTGGGTTTATCGAACGAACGATTCTAGAAAGTGAAAGCCTCCGTTACTTAACAGCACAGGAGAAGCATGAGTTAGTTAAGAGACTATTTGACTCCTTCCGAGGATTGGATGTGCTTCAGCCATTAGTGGATAATCCGGCGATCACGGAGATTATGATCAATAGTCATACTGAGATTTTTATAGAAGAGGAGGGTCAGATTCGTCGTCTTCCTTTGGAATTTGAGTCCAGTAGCAGGCTGGAGGACATTATCCAAACGGTAGTATCCGGTGTTAACAGGGTAGTAAATGACTCCTCTCCTATCGTTGATGCCCGGTTGAAGGATGGATCCCGTGTGAATATTGTACTTCCGCCAGTCTCACTGAAGGGACCAGCGATGACCATACGTAAATTCCCGGAGAAGCCGATGACGATGAATGAATTGGTGAGTCGTGAAGCTTTAAGTCAGGAAGCAGCAGAGCTACTGCAAATCTTAGTAGCTGCTAAATACAACATTTTTATAAGCGGGGGAACGGGCTCGGGGAAGACCACCTTTCTAAATGCGTTATCTCAGTTTATCCCTTCACAGGAGAGGGTCATCACAATAGAAGATTCTGCTGAGCTACAGATTGTAACGGTGCCAAATCTCGTTTCCCTGGAAACTAGGAACGCGAATACGGAAGGTAGAGGGGAGATTTCTATTCGAGATTTGATTCGTTCTTCGCTGCGGATGAGACCCAATCGAATTGTTGTGGGTGAGGTACGGGGAGCGGAATGCCTCGATATGCTACAGGCGATGAACACTGGACACGATGGTTCGTTATCAACGGGTCACTCTAACAGCGCGCACGATATGGTCAGTCGACTGGAGACGATGGTGTTAAGTGCTGCGGACCTACCGGTAACGGTTGTTCGTCAGCAAATCTCATCGGCGATTGATATATTCGTACACTTATCCAGGCTCCGTGATCGTTCTAGGCGAGTGATGGAGATTTGTGAGGTTGCAGGCCTGAAAGATGGTGAAGTGGTCTTGAACCCTCTATATGAATTTCGAGAGTCCGGTGAACGAGAGGGCCGGGTACAAGGAGGGCTGGTTTCTTGCGCAAACCCGCTTATGCATACAGCAAAGCTTAGAATGGCTGGTGTAACCTCCTATCCGTTATCACAGGCTGGATTCTGA
- a CDS encoding type II secretion system F family protein → MFKIKFAAEKPKKTDSRGHSLLPDYTVYELTLIQKTLAIAVGGLLLFGVGYLFYHHWILSLLLMPGGLYAPRMLRNYLLKRRRSMLNLQFKQTLFSLSSSLSAGRSVENAFREAVQDLRMLDPEGGGDMISELNIICTRMEYGQPVEEALRDFSERAGMEDIERFADVFTVCKRTGGDLVEVVRRTSTIIGEKLDIQQDITVSISQKKFEAKALLISPLIMVIFMSLTAGDYMQPMYTGAGIAISTLALVALFLCYLWTTKIMDIPL, encoded by the coding sequence GTGTTTAAGATTAAGTTTGCTGCTGAAAAGCCTAAGAAAACTGATTCCAGAGGCCATTCATTATTGCCGGATTATACGGTATATGAGTTGACCTTGATACAGAAAACTCTGGCTATTGCAGTAGGTGGTTTGCTGCTGTTTGGAGTGGGATATCTTTTTTATCATCATTGGATACTGTCGTTACTACTTATGCCAGGTGGGCTGTATGCACCTCGTATGCTGCGTAATTATTTGCTGAAAAGACGCCGGAGTATGCTTAATTTACAGTTTAAACAGACGTTATTTTCATTGTCTTCCTCACTCTCAGCAGGGCGATCGGTCGAGAATGCTTTCCGGGAAGCGGTCCAAGACTTACGTATGCTGGACCCGGAGGGGGGCGGCGATATGATCTCGGAGCTAAATATTATCTGTACGCGCATGGAATACGGTCAGCCAGTGGAGGAAGCGCTTCGGGATTTCAGTGAAAGAGCAGGAATGGAAGATATTGAGCGGTTCGCTGACGTGTTCACTGTATGTAAACGTACAGGCGGTGATCTGGTAGAAGTAGTGCGCCGTACGTCTACGATTATTGGAGAGAAGCTGGATATTCAGCAAGATATTACTGTAAGCATTTCACAGAAGAAATTTGAAGCGAAAGCGCTGTTAATATCTCCACTAATTATGGTGATCTTTATGAGTTTGACTGCAGGAGACTACATGCAGCCCATGTACACAGGAGCGGGTATAGCCATATCGACGCTTGCATTAGTAGCTTTGTTTTTATGTTATCTCTGGACTACTAAAATAATGGACATTCCGCTGTGA
- a CDS encoding type II secretion system F family protein, translating into MMRWLCAVVTIFLLVVWALLRIKCGKRYDGLRELPMEGLRLRKLGEPLLLLIEKTGIVSRFPSLMFRIQRSLQRSYGMRYSAERTLLFMGEMLSYSWLLLVGGSLITGFSGDQTGLILGFFLAVALPAAMVSDLHKKVRVREQNIMLELPELLNSIVLLVGAGETVQRAIIRCVESHRGDVNHPLYKELRIMTSEWEGGYSFQQAFENFSKRCAVQEVSLFTTTVLLNYRRGGADFVLSLRDLSRMLWDKRKAISRTRGEQASSKLVFPMVVIFLIVIVLVGTPAFMMLKM; encoded by the coding sequence ATCATGCGATGGCTATGTGCAGTAGTCACTATATTTTTACTTGTTGTCTGGGCTCTGTTACGAATTAAATGCGGAAAAAGATATGACGGATTAAGAGAACTTCCTATGGAAGGATTACGACTTCGGAAGCTGGGTGAACCGCTGTTGCTGCTCATTGAGAAAACCGGCATTGTCAGTCGTTTTCCATCGTTGATGTTCAGGATTCAACGTTCCCTGCAGCGAAGTTATGGGATGCGTTACAGTGCAGAACGAACCCTGTTGTTCATGGGTGAGATGCTTAGCTACAGTTGGTTGCTGCTTGTGGGTGGAAGTTTGATCACAGGATTTAGCGGCGATCAGACAGGTCTGATTCTAGGTTTTTTCTTGGCGGTAGCTCTACCAGCTGCTATGGTGAGTGATTTACATAAAAAGGTGAGGGTGAGAGAGCAGAATATTATGCTCGAGCTACCAGAACTTCTGAACAGCATTGTATTGCTGGTAGGAGCAGGTGAGACCGTGCAACGGGCGATTATCCGCTGTGTGGAGAGCCACCGAGGTGATGTTAATCACCCATTGTATAAGGAGCTTAGGATCATGACCAGTGAATGGGAAGGAGGGTATTCATTTCAGCAGGCATTCGAGAATTTTAGCAAGAGATGTGCAGTGCAGGAGGTATCGTTGTTCACGACGACGGTTCTTCTGAATTATCGCAGAGGTGGAGCGGATTTTGTGTTATCGCTACGCGATCTCTCGCGGATGCTGTGGGATAAACGGAAAGCTATCAGCCGAACGCGAGGGGAGCAAGCTTCCTCTAAACTAGTCTTTCCGATGGTAGTTATCTTTTTAATAGTAATTGTACTGGTGGGAACGCCAGCATTCATGATGTTAAAAATGTAG
- a CDS encoding Flp1 family type IVb pilin has translation MMTTMLGSVKNFWKDEEGLGTLEMILIIAVLIAVVLLFKDKIQEVVEALIKTAGEKSQEVFE, from the coding sequence ATGATGACGACAATGTTGGGTAGCGTGAAGAATTTTTGGAAGGACGAGGAAGGCCTGGGGACACTGGAAATGATTCTGATTATTGCAGTGCTGATTGCGGTCGTTCTTTTGTTTAAGGACAAAATTCAGGAAGTAGTGGAGGCTTTGATTAAAACTGCAGGAGAAAAGAGCCAGGAAGTATTCGAGTGA